The Fluviispira sanaruensis sequence GCTTGCGGCACTTACAACCGCATGCTTTGCTTTACTTATTGTACCATTTTATTCCGTATTATTTCAACATGGAGCGGTTAATTTTCAGGATACTATACAAAATTCAATAGCAGTGTGTGCGTATTCAATTGGAATTATTTTTGCTTCTGGATCAAAAATACTCTTAAATGGTTTTTATGCGATCAATTGTACGAAACAAATTGTTTATAATGCTGTTGTTTATTTAGTTATCAATGCAAGCTTAAGCTCGATCTTAGCACCTAAATTAGGCATACTTGGGCTCGGAATATCTTATGGCACGGCGAGTGCGTTTGATTTTCTTATGAATTATTTTTTTCTGAAAAGAAGATTTCAACAAAAATATTATGGAGACAATCCTTATATCGAAGGCGGAAAAACATTTGGATTTCGTATGATCGCATTTGCATTCTTAGCCTATATATTCGGATTATCAGGGGTTGCTTCCATTATCTATTTTTGGCAAAATTTTGATCAATATTTATCGTTCGAACTCAATTTTATCAGTCAGTTTATTATTTTGAGCGTAGGTGGAATTCTTTTTTGTGCAGTGAGTATTGTACTTGTTAAATTTTTTGCGCCACAGCATTTAAAGGATTTACTTAGTAAAATTTTGAGTAAATTAAAGTATTCGTTTTAAAATATTTGGAATGTCTTTCAAAGAAGCAACATGATGAACTCCTCCAAGTGCTATAGCTTCTTTGGGCATTCCAAAAACGACACTGCTTTCCTCATCTTGAGCGATGGTAAATGCATTTTTATCATATAATTCTTTTAAGCCATTTGCTCCATCGTTACCCATACCTGTCAAAATGAGTGCGCAAATATTAAGTTGAATCTTTAGCTGAGCGATTGAATAAAATAAATAGTCTATAGATGGTTTATGCATATTGATTTTTTCTGTGTCATTTACTTCTAAAATGAGGCTATTTTTTTCTTCTATAATTCTCATTTGTTTCCCGCCAGGTGCTAAATAAACACAGTTATTTTCTAATACCTGCTTATTTTTCCCCTCATAAACTTTAAAATGACATAGCTCGTTTAATCTATTTGCTAAAGCTGATGAGAAATACTCTGGAATATGTTGAACAATTACAATGGGTGGAAAATTTTTATCAATTTGTGTTAAGATAGTTTGGAGTGCTTCGACACCACCAGTAGAAGAGCCTATTGCAATTAAGTCTGGTTTTGATATATTTTTAGGTAAATTATAGTATTTATTTTCACTAAAACTTTTTTTATTTTTTAAAAAAGTTTCTTTGCTTGATTTTCTGGCTTCCAGAATCGTGTTTTTAATATTTATTATTTCCATTGTAGAATGAACTCCTTTTGGTTTTTCAATATAATCAAATGCGCCTAATTCCAAACATCGTATCCCATTATCTGCTTCATCAAAGTTTATAGAACTCATAACTACAATGGGTGGATGAGGCTTGTCTTTTAAAAATTCAAGGTATTCAATGCCATTCATCTTTGGCATATTCAAATCAAGAATAATAACGTGTGGTTGTTGTTCTAATGTGCTAAGAATTTCCATTGCTTCAATTGGATTTTCAGCTTCCCCAACGAGCAAAAAATTTTCTTCTTTAGTTAATATTTTTCGGAGAAAATCTCGGACTGTTAATGCATCATCAATGACAAATACCTTTGTAAAATCAGGCATTATTTCTGAATTTAACAAATAAATAGAGTTTTTTATATGAGTGAAGGGAACTGTAATGCCATTGAGAGATTCTGAATGACCTAGAATTAAATATCCGTGTTTTTCTAAATGATTTTTTATTGACATTATAATATTTTTTACTTCTTTACGTTTATAATAAATTATAATATTTCGTATTAAAATAATGTTAAATTTACCAAAGTCTTCTGGGGTTACGAGGAGATTGTGTACTTTAAATTTACATAGTTTATGAACACTATCTTTTATTCTGACATGATTTTTTAACTCATCTTTACCAAAATCAAAATACTTTTGAATCAATACCTTCCCTATTTCTTTTTCAATTTCAGATGCTAAATAAATTCCATTTTCACATTTTTCGATAGATATTGAGTCAATGTCTGTTCCTAAAATTTCAATTGGTGGGATAAATTCATATTTTATTCCGAGTGTGTAACAAGCTTCCAAATAGCAAATAGCAATTGAATAAACTTCCTTGCCACTCGAGGCTGCTGCAGACCAAATGCGAATAGGTTTATTTCTTTTTATAAATTCAGGGAAAATTTCATCAGCTAAAAAATCAAAATGTTCTGGCTCACGGAAAAACTCAGTCGTATGATTCGTTAAAATTGAAATTAAATTTCTAATTTCAACGTCCACATTTTGAAGATAATATTCATAATAATCTTCAATTTTTGCAAAATTTAAAATATTCAGTCTTAGCTTAATTTTTTCTGTAGCCAATTGTATCTTTTCATTATTGAGCTCTACTTGAATTAATCCTTGAATATCCTTTATAATTTTCAAATAAAAATTTTCATTTTGTTTCATATTGATTATGCTTTCCATCTTGAATCATTTCTTCTCGGCATGTTATCAGTTAATATATAATCGCTATTAACTTTATTATCTTCGTTTTGTTGTGTATTTAATGAGAAAAAATTATCTGGGTTGTTTTTTGATGAATTGCTATCAAATATATTTTCATCTGTTTTATTTTCATTTTTAGCTACATTTCCAATAATTAAATATCTTAACTTTGTAATAATTTCACTAATATTCTTGATACCGCTAGCCAAAGATTGACTGTCTGTTGCTTGAGCAATTCCAATAGCACTATTACGTTGTGTTACTTCATCAATTTGTCGCATTGCAATCGTAGTTTGCTTCATACCGGTTTCTTGTTCGCTCGTAGATGAGACAATAATTTTTGTTCCTTCATTTATTTTAAAAAGAATTTCAGTCATATTATCAAAAGAAGCTTCGCACATTTTTGAAATATTTTTTCCAGTAATGATTCGTTCACGAATGTCTGACACAACATGTGCGACTTCTGAGGTTGATGACTCAAGTAACTCTCTAATTTCGTTCGCAGCAGATCCACTCATAGAAGCTAACTTGCCAACTTCTTCTGCAACTACAGCAAAGCCTTTACCATGTATGCCGGCGCGAGCGGCTTCAATGGAAGCATTGAATGAAAGAAGTCTCGTTTCTGAGACTATTTCATTAATTATTTTTGTTTTATTAGCTATTTTAACGATAAGATTGGAAATTTCTTCCAACTTAACATTTGATGCTTGAATACTATCCATAGCAGAAAGCATTTGTGATATGGATTCTCGTCCTTTTTGTGCACTGATCTGCCCCTCTTCAGAGATGCGCAAATTATGTGCAGAATGCTTACTTGTTTGCGTTAGCATAGAGCTCATTTCTTCCATACTTGCTGCAGTTTCTTGAATAGCTGCAGCCTGCTTCATTGTCATATCTGAAAGTTCTTTAGAGCTTTTTTGTGAACTATTCGCTCTTTGCATAATGAAAATTGACTGACTATTGAGAGCAAGGATCAGACTATTTAGACTATTATTAAGTTTTTTAATTGAAAACTTTGATAGAAAAATAGCTGCGCATAAGAAAGTTGATAAAATGGTAATTAAAAAATATAAAGAATTTCTTCCGTAATCATTTGTATTCTTAATGTTTTGTTCTGAATATGCATTTACTGTAATTATTATCGAACTTATAGATTTTTCAAGCTTTTTAAATATATCATTGAACTGAATCAATAAAATTCGAGTCTCTGAATTCCTTTTATCTAAAGCATTTTTCGCAATTTTGTCTGATAAATCAGTATAAATTTTCGCATCAATTAGTATTAATTTTAAATCATCATGAATTTTTTTATTTAATATTAAACTATTAAGATTGTTTAAATGATTTAAAAATTTTTCCTTAAATTCGCTTCCTTCATCCGCTAATTCTTTTAGTTTTCCATAATTTTTTGAGTCTGAAGCTATCATAATTCCAAAAATATTAGCCCGAATTCCATCGTGCAGCATATCTGCAAGAGTTAAATTTTTTATCGCAGGTATAATTTCAGATGAAAACTTGCCAATTTTTTCATTATAAAAATTATTTAATTGAAAAGGTATAACACCCATGCAAAAAATTAATATAATCATGAGTGTAGATAACGTCCAAAGTCTTTTACGTATTGTCCATACTTTATTTTTCATGATTTTTCCTCATAAATTAAATGATATATTTAAATTTTCATTATCTTTTATAGCTTTTAATTCTTCTTCGCTTATTGATGATGCCAGATCTATAACTGTGACTAAGCTTTCTTTTAATATATAATTGCCAATTATGAATTTATTGTCAATTGTATATTTCATTTCTTTATTTTGTTGTATTTCTTCTTTATTAATGGTTTGAACAGAAATTAAATCATCAACAATGACACCTAAACTTAAATCCTTGCTTTCAACGACTAAAATAATTCCCTTATTTTCATCATCATTAAATATTGGAGAGACTTTTATTCTGAAATCAATTATGCTTAGTATTTTTCCTCTTAAATTAATAATTCCTTTAAAATAGGGAACCATAAAAGGCACTGGTTTTATATTAATTGATTTAATTACTTCTTTTATTTGTAATAAATTACATGCATAATCTTCGTTTAATAATTTAAATATTAGGTATTTATTTTCTTCTATTTCATAATTTTGTTCCATGATAACTCCAGATATTAACTAATTGACTTAGATTAAGTACTAAAGCTGGTTCTCCATTTCCTAAGACTGTTGTTGCAATAACCCCAGGAATCCCTATGAGTTCTTGGGATAATTTTTTGAGGACAATGGTTTGGGTATTTATAATTTCTTCCACTTGGAAGGAGAATCTTTTACCTAGATGTTGAATTAATATCCCATTATTTTCGCTTTCAAACGTTATTTCCATCTCGTCTGCGTGCAAAAGTTTATTTAGTGAAATTATAGGAATTATTTCATTTCTTAAAGTAAAAACTTCGCTTCCATTTAACCTAGTTTCTATTTTAAATTTCTTATGATCTACGACTTCAGCTATTTGAGATTCTGGAATAACAAATAGCTGTTTGTTTGACTTAAATATCAAACCTTTGATGATAGATAGTGATGAGGGTAAAGAAATAATAAATGTTGTTCCTTTATCAATTTCAGTTTCAATATCAATACTTCCTTTTAGCTCTGAAATTACATTATTGACCACATCAAGTCCAACACCTCTGCCAGAAATGTCGGACACTTCATCTTTAGTAGAAAACCCAGGCTTAAAAATGAGCCTTTGAATTTCACTTTTTGTTAAATTATTGTTGGCCTCGATAATTCCTTTTTGAATTGCTTTGTTTAATATTTTAGTTTCATCTAGCCCTTTTCCGTCGTCTTTTAATAATATTTTAACATTGCCTTCTTCTTGCATTGCCCTTAATTCAATTGAACACTCTATTGGTTTATTTTTGTTTAATCTATCTTCTTTGCTTTCAATTCCATGGTCAATTGCATTTCTTATTAAATGAGTTAATGGATCTGTTAATTTATCGACTATAACTTTATCTAGTTCCACGTCAGAACCAAAAGTTTCAAAGTTTATTTTTTTTTGTTGTTTTAGCGATAGGTCTCTTACTATTCGATTCATTTTCTGAAATTGTTGCTCAAGAGACATCATTCTTAATGAGAGCGTAATATCTTGTAATTCTTGAATATTTTTACCCATTTGGGAAATGGTATTTTTGACATCTTGGGGGAGTGAGTTTGATTGTGATATTTGCTTTAAAATATTCTGATCAATTACGACTTCTCCGATATAATTTATTAAATTATCAAGTTTGCATACATTCACTTTTAGATATTCATCTGCACAATTTTTTTTGTTTTTTTCTCCGTCATTTTTTTTTGTTTCATTCTGTTTGGATATATAATAATTTTCTTCATTCTTTAATGTGCTTGTAAATTCTTCAAAGATTTCAAAGCCATTAGAGAATATACTTGATGCATCTTTTTCTTTTAAAAATGTTAGTATATTATTAATATTTTCATTTACATTATTATGAAGATAACTTGAGTTATCTTGAATGGATAATATCCATTCAAGTGTAAAGGAATGAATTTCAAAAAAAAGATTTAATATCTTTGCTTCAAATTTTATTTCATCATTTTTAATTGATGTTAAAAGTTCTTCTACTTTATGAATATAATCAGTAAGTTGGTTTAGGCCGACGGATGCAGACGAGCCTTTTAGATTGTGTGCAATACGAAATAGCTGCGCAATCGATTCGTGTTCATTCGATTTATTTATATTTAAACAAGTCGCTTCCCAAGATGCTAGATTTTCGAGAGCTTCTTCTATAAATGTAATTATAAATTGAGCTTCAATAATTGTATTCACCATGGGTTCCTTTTTTATTAACAATATACTGATAAGTGAAAATTTAAGATGATATAATTTGCATGTCATTTTTTGAGCATTTTATTTATAGTAAATCGATTTGGATAAAATATAAAAATACTATTGAAATAGTTATTTTTATTTGACTTATTGTGCTTGATTTTTTGCTGGTACTCAGAATTGACATTTGTATATTTTGTTGAATAAATTTACCATATTTTATATATTTTTTTAAATTTAATTTTCATTTATTAGTGTGCTATATGAGAAAGATATTCCAAGAAGTTATTCCAAAATCAAGAGCTCAGTTCAGAGCTTGGCTCAAAAAAAATCATGAGCAAAAAGAAAGTGTTTGGGTTGTTATCTTTAAAATTTCGAGCGGTAAGTTAAACCTAAGTGCAGTTGATGTTACTGAAGAGGCGTTGTGTTTCGGATGGATTGACAGTATCCCGCGAAAGTTAGATGAGTACAGTTATAAATTACTCGTTTCCCAAAGAAAACCTGCAAGTGTTTGGTCTGCATTGAATAAAAAGCGCGTGAAAGAGTTAATTGCTAAGGGCTTAATGACTAAATATGGACTTGAAAAAATAAATATTGCTAAAAAAAATGGGGCATGGTCTAAGCTCAATGCTTCTGATCGTTTAGAATTACCGAATGATTTGGAAATGCTGCTTAAACGTAACCAGAAGGCGTATAAGTTTTATCAGTCAATGTCTCCTTCATCAAAAAGAGTAGTTCTTGAATGGATTAATGCTGCAAAGACTGAAGAAACTAGAAATAAACGCATTAAAGAAACTGTTCAACTGGCTGCTAAAAGTATTCGAGCAAATCACTATCGTGATTTGCTGAAGATAAAAAAATAATTTTACAATTCATTCGCGTAGCGAATGAGTCTATATAAGGCACCATTATTTATAAATTTATCTGATGATTCTAAAAGTCATAAACAAGTCATCTTCCTTAGTAAGGATTTTAAGATGATTTTGTCTGAAATGAATATTTATATGAAGTTTTATTTCTTGTTTTGCTTTTGGCAATTCTCGGTATTTTTTACTTTTCGATTGCTTTCTTTGTGCAAACCTTTGACATCTTTTTAAATACCGAAGTTTTGCTAATGCATTTTTTCTTAAATTTGGCCGCTCTATCTTTTCACCATTTGAACAAGTAGCAAGAGTTTTAATCCCAATATCTATCCTAATTTCTTTATCATCTTCTCTTGTAATTCCAATTTGTTCACTTTCAAAAGCAACATTTAAATACCAATGTCCGCTTTTATCTTGACAAAATGAGCCTGTTTTTATTTTTGCATCTTCTGGAAGATCTCTTGAGTTCCAAAAAGAAAATTCATTTTTTTGATAAGATATTTTTCCATTATGAATTTTAATTGCGGAAGCTTTAAACGGTATCCATCCTAAAGATCTTTTCCCACGCCAACGCAATAGTGTTTTAAACTGAATCCTGTGTGTGATGTATTCTTCAGAAACAAATTGAACTGTTTGAGAGTGTAATTCTAACTCTTTTGAGCTCCCACTCACAAGATTATTCATCTCAAATTTCGTTAAAAAGTAAGGTATAGAAGCTTTTTCACCCGATTTTTTATTATTTATTAACTTAACGGATTTATTTTTAAGAGCTTCTTTTTGAGTTTGCTTTCAAAAATTCCATACCATATTTACAGAACGAGACATCCGAGAAAGCACTCTATTTGCTCTCCTTAAATCTTTAATTCTGTAGTGATATGTTGTTATAAATTGCTCTTAACTCCATTTACTTAAAAAAGAAGTATACAGAAAATTTACTCATAAAGCCAACTTTCGACAAGCAAAAATTCCTATCGTCTTTTTGCATGCCTCGTCAGGTTTTCAATTCAACCTTGCACCGTTTGGTGCTGCGATCTTTTCAGCTCGCTTATATCCTCGCTCTGAAGAACGAGGTCTTACGCTCGGTGTGATAAATTGTAAATACTTAATAAATAATAAAAATAATGATAAAAAACATGAATTAATGTTTTTCTGTGCAAACAAAGATTGGGAGAAGAAAGAAAAAAGGTGAATTATATAACGAATGAATTATGCGAAAAACTCAGGCCATTGCGTTTTTTCACACAATATTCCCACTAACTCTTCGAGCTTTTCGGCATCATGTCGTGAAAAGCGATCTAAGTTTGGACTATCTATATCCAGAACACCTATAAGATTTTCTTTTGTCCGTTGGTTATTATTTCGGAACAGAGGAATGACAATTTCGGAACGGGAGTCGCTGTCGCAGGCAATGTGGCCTGTGAAATTATGCACATCATCCACTCGCATAGTTTTTAAATGTTTTATGGCTGTGCCACAAACCCCTTTGCCAAAAGCAATACGTGTACAGGCAACTTTTCCTTGGAAAGGGCCGAGAACCAATTCATCCTGTTTTAAAAGATAAAATCCAACCCAATTGATGTCAGATAAAAAGTTATTTAATAGTGAACAGGTATTTGATAAATTTGCGAGCCAATCCTTTTCATAGTTTAGAAAGTTTGTAAACATATTTAGGAATTCGTCGTAATTCATTTCATTTAACGTTAAATCTGTAACCGTTATAAGACTCATGAAAAAAATCCTTTATCTATTTAACATGATAGTGTGTGAATTTTTATTTTATATATATTTTTAAAAATATACAAAAACTAAAAATATTTTTCACCAATCTTTTTTATAATATCTATTGATTTTTTGTCTAGAAAGAATATCTGTAAGATCGATACTGAGAATCATTCTCATTAATGTGATTATTTGGAGCAGATCTATGTATTCGATTAAATTGATAAAAAAAAATCAAAGAAGCACTAGCGTTTAGAATAATTAAAATAAAGTAAAAATTTAAATGAATGAGGCAATATATGGATAGAAATCATGCCAAAAGAACAATATTAAGTAAGCTATTTCAAGCTTTCGTGCGTGAAACTATTTTACAAAAAGAAAATATGAAAGTCTGTAAAATCGATAATAGCATTGAAATTAATTTAACTAATAATGAGAAACTTATCGCATTGATCGATTCTTTTGATTCCTTCGAACGTTTCGATCTCCTCAGTGATATCCAGTATATTTCACAGCATGGTGTGCAAAATATAAATCACCCGCTTGAGTTCCTTGCATTGGTGAAAAAAGATTTAACAAATGAGCATAATATTTCTGAAGAAAATTTTGCTCATTTCTGTAATGAAATTGAAAATAGTTTGACAAATCTTATTTTAGCAGAAATATCTTATGAACTTATTAAAAATGAATATCAAAAATCTACAAACGAAACTGATGTGAAGTCATCCATTGAGTGGATTCAATTACAAAAAAGTGAGAATAAACAATTTAGTTCACTCTCATTTTATGAGCAATGCGTTATACAGGGGCACCCTTTGCATCCAAGTGCAAAAACAAAAATAGGTTTTGATATCGATGAATTAATGACTTATTCACCAGAGTGGCGCAACATAGTTTACCTCGAAATCATGGCAGTTAAAAAATCACATTGCAAAGTAACATTACTGGAAGGATATTCATTTTCTGATCTATTATTTAAAGAGTACCCTGATTTTTCAGAAAAAATAAAAGCAGAGCTGGCAGCAAAAGGACTCGATTATAGCAATTATGATTTTATTCCAGTGCATCCTTGGCAGCGCAAACACTCAATCCTACCTAAATTTAAAAATCAAATTACAGAGAATAAAATCATTCCTCTTATCTCGGTAAGAATTCCATCTCTATCAATGGTTTCTTTGCGTTCATTTGCACCTCTGCAAAGTATTGAGCACAAGCGCCATCATATTAAAACCACAATAAATCTATTAACCCCCAGTGATTTTGGTTTGCTATCTAGTAAAGCTACTGAATATGCCCCACGCATTTCTAAAATGCTTCTATCAATCCAACGAGATTTAAAATCATTTCAGAATGGTCAGTTCAGAATTCAAGCAGAAGTGTCAGGTGTAAGCTATATTGAGTATTCTGATAAATATATTAAAGCTGAAAAAGACGAGTTGAGCGAAAATCTCAGCTGTCTATTAAGAGAGAATCCTGAAAATTATTTAAAAGAAAACGAAATCTGTTTGCCTGCAGCCGCTTTATTAGAAAAGTCACCAATCAATGGTAAAAGTATAATCACTGAATTTATTTGTGAGTATAGTGATAAATATCAGTATCTTTTAATAGATAAAGCCGCAAAGTCTTTTTTTAAGAAATATATTTCTATCGCGATTCCTCCTCTGTTAACTTTATTAAGTCGTTATGGATTAAGTTTATCTGCACATTTACAAAACTGTGTGCCCGTCTTCTCTAAAGGCGAACCAGTCGCGCTTTTTGTCAGAGATTTTTCACAAATTCGAATTAATAAAGAGCGATTAGAAAAGCAAAATTTCACATTAAATTTAGTCAGTGAAGATGCGAATCTATTTTGTAAAAATGCTTGTGCATTGCATAAAAATTTATTTTATTCTTTCTTTCAAAATAATATTGGTGAAATCATTATTGAACTGCAAAAGAATTACTCTATTTCTGAAAAAGAACTATGGGATGAAGTGAAATGCGTATGTCAAGAAACGTTTGCTGAATTAAAAAAAGATCCGCTGATTGAACTTCAGGCCACTGAAGATGAAGAAGATCTCTTTAAAGACACTATCCAAATGAAAGCAATGACCAAAATGCGTTTAAATGGAGGGAAAAGTGAGTATCTTTTTGTAGGAATTCAAAATCCTATGAGTGACGTTGAATAGCTAGAATAAGTTCATCGGGCATTTCAATTGGATACATGTGTGTTCCGTTAGGGATTATAACCCAAGTGAGTTTTGGAAAGAATAACTGCACCCATTTTTTTGCCCACGGAAAGCAAGTGTCGCTTTTTTCACCGACAAAAAAGATCGGACTGACCTTATTACGGAATTTAAAGGGAACTTTTAAAAATCCGAAGGCAGCCATTGCAGGATATTCTTCAAACATAATGCCTTCCCACTTTGGATCATGGATAAGTTGAATTTCGTCCTCTTTTTTTGCAAAACTTCCATTTATATAATCAAGTATGGCTTCATCACTCCATTTTTTCATAAATGAGCTTTTTTTAAATTCATGAAAAGCATTTTCAATGGAAGCAAATTTTAGCTTCCTTTTTTTGACGCGCAGTGAAAGCGGGCTTAAGTGCTTTAACTTTAATAAACTGACAAGACTCCATTTTAGAACTATTTTTGGTGGCAGTATAGGTGGATCCAATAAATAAAGTTTATCCATCTGCAAAGTTTTTGCTGAAAGCAAAGAAACCCAAGCGCCCAGGCTGTGCCCGCCTAAGATCCATATAAGATCGTGAGCCTTTTGTTCTCTTATCTTTTGAAAGAGTTCAATATGATCTTCAATTAATATTTCCCAAATCCATTCAGAGGGCTTGTCCTTAATTAATTTTGCAGGTGCTTCGGTTTTACCGATACCGCGCATGTCATAAGTGACAATGAGCCAATTTAATTGTTCGGCCATTTTTTCGAAGAGTGTACGATAGGTTTGTGCGGGTACGCCATTTGCATGAGCAAAAAAGAGAGCTTTTTCAATTTTTTTATTTTGCGATGGGGTGTATTCATAGATTTGAAAATGAGCACAACTGTATGGAAGCATAAAATCCTCGAAAATAAATAGAAATTTATTTAACTAGCATAATTCATTTTTGTGGGCGAGTCTTTTTTTTTTAATAAAATGAGTTAGTCTTAAATATTGTTTAACAACTTTAAATGCAAAACATCATTTAAAGTCGTGCTTATGGAGTCTGATTTTGCAATTTAGAAAAACTATCGTTTGGCTTAGACGAGATTTACGTTTAGAAGATAATATCGCTTTGAGTAAAGCTTGTGAAATGTCTGAAAATGTTCTTCCGCTGTTCGTTTTTGATTCGAATATTTTGAGTAAAATAAAGAATAAAGAAGATAGAAGAGTCCAGTTTATTTATGAAACTTTGCTTCAATTGAAAGAGGATCTTAATAATAAGGGGAAAGATATATTAATTTTATATGGAAAACCCGAAGTAGAAATCCCAAAAATTGCGATAAATTTAAATGTCGACGCTCTCTTTTGTAATAAAGATTATGAGAATTATGCGTATACGAGAGATCATTCCGTAAAGAAACAACTGCAAGCACACAATATCCAATTCTTTGCATTTAAAGATCAAGTGATTTTTGAAGAAAAAGAAATTTTAAATAAACAAGCTCAGCCCTACCAAGTATTTACTCCCTATAAAAGAGCTTGGTTAGCTATGTATCAAAGGGAAAAGATTAAAGAGGCAAAGTATAAAATTGATAAATTATTTTCATTGCAGAGTCTAAATGGATTCAATTCAACTCTATCCCTTACAGATATTGGTTTTAAAGCAATTCATCTGCAGTTTAAAATCGGGCGAGCGGGAGGTATCGAATGTCTGCAGAATTTTGCAACTAAATTGAGCCATTATCATGAGACGAGGGATCTTTTTGCTGTGGAAGGGACTTCACGACTATCAGTGCATTTGCGCTTTGGTACTTTATCCATTCGAGAACTTTTTCACTTTGCCGAGAAAAATCATTCACAAGGATCTGATATTTGGCAAGCGGAGCTGATTTGGCGAGAATTTTATAAGATGATCCTCTGTCAATTTCCTTATGTAGAAGAACAATGTTTTAAGCAGCAGTGTGTAAATATACAGTGGCATGACAATCCTGAGTATTTTGAAAAGTGGAAAAATGGGATGACTGGTTTTCCCATCATCGATGCCGCAATGCGCCAGTTTAACCAAACAGGTTGGATGCACAATCGATTGCGTATGATTGTAGCATCTTTTTTAACTAAAGATCTCTTATTAGATTATAGAAAAGGCGAAGAATATTTTGCTGATAATTTGATCGATTTTGACTTATCATCCAACAATGGCGGATGGCAGTGGTGTGCGTCAACGGGTTGCGATGCTCAACCTTATTTTAGAGTTTTTAACCCAGCAGCTCAATCCAAGAAATTTGATCCCAGTGGAGCTTTTATCCGTAAATATTGTCCCGAACTAAAATTATTGGATGATAGATATATTCATGAGCCAATAAATTCCCCTGAAAAGGTTTTAACTTCAGCTCAGTGCAGATTAGGAATAGATTATCCCAAACCAATTGTTCAACACGATATTCAGCGTTTAAAAGCAATGAATCTGTTTCATTAAACAAAAGAACATTGTATCCTCAGAATTTTTTTGAGTAAAGGATTTAGCGGTGGATTCAACCCAGAATAA is a genomic window containing:
- a CDS encoding transposase, coding for MNNLVSGSSKELELHSQTVQFVSEEYITHRIQFKTLLRWRGKRSLGWIPFKASAIKIHNGKISYQKNEFSFWNSRDLPEDAKIKTGSFCQDKSGHWYLNVAFESEQIGITREDDKEIRIDIGIKTLATCSNGEKIERPNLRKNALAKLRYLKRCQRFAQRKQSKSKKYRELPKAKQEIKLHINIHFRQNHLKILTKEDDLFMTFRIIR
- a CDS encoding GAF domain-containing protein, producing MSLITVTDLTLNEMNYDEFLNMFTNFLNYEKDWLANLSNTCSLLNNFLSDINWVGFYLLKQDELVLGPFQGKVACTRIAFGKGVCGTAIKHLKTMRVDDVHNFTGHIACDSDSRSEIVIPLFRNNNQRTKENLIGVLDIDSPNLDRFSRHDAEKLEELVGILCEKTQWPEFFA
- a CDS encoding IucA/IucC family protein is translated as MDRNHAKRTILSKLFQAFVRETILQKENMKVCKIDNSIEINLTNNEKLIALIDSFDSFERFDLLSDIQYISQHGVQNINHPLEFLALVKKDLTNEHNISEENFAHFCNEIENSLTNLILAEISYELIKNEYQKSTNETDVKSSIEWIQLQKSENKQFSSLSFYEQCVIQGHPLHPSAKTKIGFDIDELMTYSPEWRNIVYLEIMAVKKSHCKVTLLEGYSFSDLLFKEYPDFSEKIKAELAAKGLDYSNYDFIPVHPWQRKHSILPKFKNQITENKIIPLISVRIPSLSMVSLRSFAPLQSIEHKRHHIKTTINLLTPSDFGLLSSKATEYAPRISKMLLSIQRDLKSFQNGQFRIQAEVSGVSYIEYSDKYIKAEKDELSENLSCLLRENPENYLKENEICLPAAALLEKSPINGKSIITEFICEYSDKYQYLLIDKAAKSFFKKYISIAIPPLLTLLSRYGLSLSAHLQNCVPVFSKGEPVALFVRDFSQIRINKERLEKQNFTLNLVSEDANLFCKNACALHKNLFYSFFQNNIGEIIIELQKNYSISEKELWDEVKCVCQETFAELKKDPLIELQATEDEEDLFKDTIQMKAMTKMRLNGGKSEYLFVGIQNPMSDVE
- a CDS encoding alpha/beta fold hydrolase; translated protein: MLPYSCAHFQIYEYTPSQNKKIEKALFFAHANGVPAQTYRTLFEKMAEQLNWLIVTYDMRGIGKTEAPAKLIKDKPSEWIWEILIEDHIELFQKIREQKAHDLIWILGGHSLGAWVSLLSAKTLQMDKLYLLDPPILPPKIVLKWSLVSLLKLKHLSPLSLRVKKRKLKFASIENAFHEFKKSSFMKKWSDEAILDYINGSFAKKEDEIQLIHDPKWEGIMFEEYPAMAAFGFLKVPFKFRNKVSPIFFVGEKSDTCFPWAKKWVQLFFPKLTWVIIPNGTHMYPIEMPDELILAIQRHS
- a CDS encoding cryptochrome/photolyase family protein produces the protein MQFRKTIVWLRRDLRLEDNIALSKACEMSENVLPLFVFDSNILSKIKNKEDRRVQFIYETLLQLKEDLNNKGKDILILYGKPEVEIPKIAINLNVDALFCNKDYENYAYTRDHSVKKQLQAHNIQFFAFKDQVIFEEKEILNKQAQPYQVFTPYKRAWLAMYQREKIKEAKYKIDKLFSLQSLNGFNSTLSLTDIGFKAIHLQFKIGRAGGIECLQNFATKLSHYHETRDLFAVEGTSRLSVHLRFGTLSIRELFHFAEKNHSQGSDIWQAELIWREFYKMILCQFPYVEEQCFKQQCVNIQWHDNPEYFEKWKNGMTGFPIIDAAMRQFNQTGWMHNRLRMIVASFLTKDLLLDYRKGEEYFADNLIDFDLSSNNGGWQWCASTGCDAQPYFRVFNPAAQSKKFDPSGAFIRKYCPELKLLDDRYIHEPINSPEKVLTSAQCRLGIDYPKPIVQHDIQRLKAMNLFH